The window ggttgatgtctcataTGAGACGGCCTAGGTGATCGGGTCATGATTGGAAACCATGGCGTACACATGGTGTTGACTGTGTTGAAAATTGTAATCGAAATTGTAAATAGtggcatattggtactaaagatctcccaacctaaaatatggaaattaCTTGAAAACTTGTCTTGTTCTTAATTTGAGGTTTTGGGTATTGTTTGAGACTCCCATTGAGTTTTATGATTGTTCATTCTTGTTTTATcattcgttctattgagagggtgtttaatcattcatactagtactattccacatgtactaatatcccttttgccaagggcactgcatctttaatgaatgcaggtggttccacagcaggcggcTTTGATCgttgatagcggtacaccctcttcccagctgactttgtgagccccacttcatttcggggtcgtatatcttttttccttatgtattatgttttgaggtatagctggcgCCTTGTTGTCGTCACTATTATCATACTCTTTTGTATTAATTAAAATCTCCGTAGACATAGTTTGGGGGGTACGTTGGTGCTGGGAAAGTCGAACTAGTAATGTTGTAATTATATCACATGTTCCACATCAAACTCTGAAAGTGTATCTATTTTGAAACTTATAAATGATGTAACTGCTGATAATGAATTGGTGTTGTTGTTCACATGATCCTCCTcactgtataattaatgaaatagatCTTCTTTTTATTCATGAGTGAGTTCGAGTAGAAGGTATAGTACAGGCTTGATGGGCATGGTTATCTCAGTTGAGCGctagtcgcgctccccgaggtcggggtgtgacaattttggaaaaattaggGCCTATttctggctttgaattgcttacataccttAGGCTTAATGAGGATCATGCCTCATGTAGTTTTGTAATGATGATTTGGAGAAGGAGATGCTTGCAGGAATTGCCCAGTATCATATTGTGATGATACTGCAAAACGAGAAGAATTTGGTACCCAAGATAGCTCTGAATTGGCTTGATTATGAGACTTGAAAGATTTGGAGATTTAGAGTTCTACTGATCGTTTTTGGGTTTGAGTTTAGATCCTCGGCCTGCTTATGAGTTTGTTCTCCCTCATAGTGTTGTAGATTGGTTGTTGCTTAGAAGAACGTCCCGATATTTGGTCCTGCAAAAACAAAATACACACATACCCATATATCATAATGCAAATATTTTAAGATGTGATGTAAATGATGCAGGAATGATGATTCCTGGCTGCCGGATAACCGTTATTTGGGATCGAGGCGACATGATACTTCAATTTGACTCGATTATTAGTCGGGTTGTATACTGTTTCGCAGCCATCTGAGCATTAAATCTCCTCACGATGGGAGTATCTCCGTGCGATATGTTGATTGACTTAAAAATATCTCCACATGATGGGAGTAGGTTGCTTGAAACGTAAAGTGTTTCCGCATTGAGGGAGTTTCTGACTTGAAAAATGTAAAGTATTCTATAAGTTGCATGAACAAAACGTCAAAACAttcaagataaaataaaaaataaagagcatgcccaagagatactcttgactgcaAAACTAAATTGCGAGTGTCGATTGGCAGAACATATGGCGGGATTGGATGGCCCCTTCTTCGATTGGAGAAGTTGGCGACAAAATTTGCAACTATCTACTCGTAACCTCCGATATGGCCGAGTGACGGTGCAATATGTGCGAAGTGCTCCAATTGGAGAAGCGAACATTTTGCTATATATAGGGCTTTGATTAGCAAAGCCAATGACTCAATTTCTACAGGGCGCTCCTATTGGTTGAACTGGCGATTTTCTATATACGTGGCTCTAATTGGCGGGGCCGACGACTCGGTATATACAAGGTGGTCCGCTTGGTTGAGCAGATAATTTGCTATTTACAATATGCTCCGATCGTATTGGAGGCTTGGTTCCAGAATACATGTAAAGAATTTTGGAATTTAGTCCTTAGCCATATGAGGAAATGAACTACATAATGAAAGAGAGATAAGGGTTCATAAAAGAATAGTGGGTCCGTCCTTGCTCCAAGTGTGCCCCAACATTCGCCACCTGTTGGTCCTGCGTTCAAAGAATTATTCTTACTAGGGGATGTTGGTTTGTGTTGATCATAGTCCTAGCCTTGCCCTGAGTTTGGTGAGATTATGACACGAAGCTCGGTAGGTGGAGTGATAtctttttagaaaatatttttgaaattgttCATTTTATGGCAAAATGCCATCATTTTGGATCATGACATGTTCGGAAGCTCCTTCTGGCGCAAATGTTGTTTCTGAATGACTTCATCCTCTTGATGTTGATTCCTAGAGATACCTCTGATGACGTAGCTTCTTGCTGTCGTGATTGCATCCTAATCTAAATGAATGTGTTACAAAAGGTCTTCCTAGGGTTATGACCGAACCTTTTTAGGTTGCTTACGTATCTGAATAGAATCCGGTCTTAATGTAGTTCAAGGTTAATGATAAAGAAATTATAATGATGACTGAGACTGACTTAGGAAACCTACATATCCAAATAGAATCAGGTCAAAATGTAGTTCAATTACAATAGATGCAAAGTGATAGGAAATTGAAATAATAGTGTCAGAGTCTAACTCACCTACAGATCCAAATAGAATAGTCCAGAACGTAGTTCAATTCCAATAGATGACTGAATTCGATGAGGATTTCCTACTTATTCCTGGCGAAGGAAATCAAGTCGTGGCATAGCTCCGAGTACATACAAAATgatatttggattttctattacaaaaggGAGGGAGATCAGGCCCTAcgtgggttgcctatgtatccctcCATGGGAAGTCAAGTGTCGTCCATAGTTCTATTACAACCAAACCCTAATCCTATTGTCCTCaaatatagtatctcttgattgcatctGAATTGATGGGCTTTGTGTTGACTCTTTCGTCCATTTGTGCTAGGATTAGCGCTCCTACCAACAATACCATGGACCACATAAGGACCCTACCAACTCGGCGGGAACTTTCCCTTGGCTTATTCTTGAtgagggaatattttcttcaaaaccaagTGCCTCGGTGTAAATTGTAGAGGTTTCACCTTCTTGTTGAATACACTAGCCATCTTATTTTGATACAACTGACGATGGCATATTGCGTCCATTCTCTTTTCAACAATGAGCATGAGTTTCTCCTGCCTAACCCGTATCCATTCTGTGTTGTCTAACTTGGCTTCTTGAATGAACCTCAATGATGTTATCTCTACCTCTATGGGTATTACAGCTTCGttgccatataccaacatgtatggCGTTGCCCTAGTGGATGTTTTCATGGTGGTTCGATAACCTAACAAGGCGAAggataatttctcatgccattttatgtgattgtccactatcttttGTAAGATCATTTTGATGTTTCTTTTGGATGCTTCAACCGCTCCATTCATTTATGGCATATAAGCTATGGAATTACAATGGACGATTATGAACTTTTCGCAATTTTTTCTCATGAGATCGCTATTGCGTTTAGctgcattatcagtgatgattgactctggtaTCCTGAATCCGCAGACTATGTTGTTACGGATGAAATCTGCTACCACATTCTTCATGATGGCCTTGTATGTAGAGGCTTTGACCCATTTAGTGAAGTAGTCAGTGTCTACCAGGATGAAACAATGTCCATTTGATATGGCGGGTTCTAtgggtccaatcacatccatgccctaAGCGACAAACGGCCAAGGAGAACCTATTAAATAGATCATTAGGTGGAACCCGGATGAAATCCCCGTGGATCTAgcactggtgacacttctgcATGTAACATATACTACCGCTTTACATGGTCATCTAAAGTATCTGTCTCTCAAAATTTTCTTGCCAAGGTGAAACCATTCAGGTGAGGTCCGCATGTTCCTGCGTGTATTTCTTCTAGTAATCTAGCTGCTTCAGCAACATCTACGAACCTTAACAGACCCAAATCCGGGGTCATCCTATACAAGACTTCCCCATTGAGGAAAAAGTGATTTGCTAGCCTTCAGAGTGCTTGCTTCTGACATTTATGGCATTTACAGTATTCTCTTCCTTCAAGGAACCTTTTTATGTCGTAGTACCATGCTTACCGCCTGGCTCCTCGTCTACAAGGAAACATTATCCATGCTGATCCTGAACCTCTATCTCAATAGGTTCGatgtaattcttatctggatgctaGATCATGGATGACAAGTTTGCAAGAGCATCGGCAAACTTGTTCTGAATTCTGTGTATATATTTCAACTCAATGTTGGTGAATTTCTTGCACAACTCTTTCACGCAATGCAGGTACAGAAGGATCTTGATGTTCTTGGTAGTCCGTTCACCTTGGACTTGATGTATTAGTAGATCAAAGTCTCCTATGACTAGAACCTCTATGATGTTCATGTCAACTTCCATGCTAATCTCGAGGATGCATGCTTCATATTCACCCATATTATTGGTGAAATGGAATATTATCTTAGCTAAAGCTGGGTAATGTTGTCCTGACTCAGAGATTAGGACTGCCCCAATCCCCACTCCTTTAAAAACATTCTCCATCCTGGGTATGCCTCTACGATATCTTCCCCGGCGAACAATATTTCTTCATCCGGAAAGTATGTAATGAGTGGCTCGTAGTCTATGTCCATTGGGTTCTCTGCAAGATGGTCGGCTAATACTTCTCCCTTGATAGCCTTCTGCATCACGTACACAATATCAAACTCGCGAAGAAGAATCTTCCACTTGGCCAAATTTTTAGTAGGCATTGActtttggaagatgtacttgAGCAGGTCGAGCCGAGATATTAGGTGTGTGGTGTATGCTGACATGTAGTGCTTTAACTTCTGAGCGATCCAAGTCAAAGCGCAGCAAGTTCACTCATCAAAGTGCATTTGGATTCACATAGTGTAAACTTCTCGCTTAGGTAGTAAATAACATACACCTTCCTCCCAGTCTCATCGTGTTATCCTaacaagactctattagaaacggcttgtagactccctaggacagaactgctctgaaaccacttttgtcatgacccaaaccgatgggccgtgaggggcactcggtgccttactcaaccgagtaccaacgtaccatatctttcttatcgtactatcattgATAACTGGGCCAACATGGTCACATCTCGTAatatataactataagtgggaaagtactgtatcaatgaaccatctttcttaaaacatggATATATATGGGCCgttaaggcctctgacatactgtacaaaatgaacctctatctacaaagcctctaagaggaTTTGACATCAAAtaggacagggtaccggcctacccataagtctgtagcaaaattctGAAATGATGACTCATAGagtcggctgcactccgaatgaggtggagtcttaccgatccttcgctgaatgctaacctcgtctactatgagggctcgtcaaactgattgtttatacctgcatgcatgaatgcagcgtcccaaTAAGGACGTCAGTACggataatgtactgagtatgtaaggtacataAATAAGTATACAAAAGACATGGAATAAGCATGAAGTAAATGACTCAATCTGTAAgtttggataactctgtaaatcatgaaatacttatagtgtcatgcatatgcgcatgaatgtcatgtcatgcataagtACATGTGTTCAaaacatcatcaagcctatgagggcatcccatcatataatctcggccactgtgggcaaaatcatcaacgtataccagttgatcaggtggtggtgtatataacgccgtaaccttttcccatgtcccatatacatataatatacatatgtatacgcgtatataacaccatctagtcatgggtcaatgtacgtgaataaatgaatgcaatgtatgagaagtacgtcaataaaatctctcagaacgtcataaaaccattatgcctttgattaatgtcatgaagtaaactttatcaacttacgtatttctTGAAACCcgtgaacaaatgatagaataataagattGTAAATCAAGGACATAGGAACCTCTAgaagagtcatttatggaagttgcgcatttgctcgtttcatttgtatcgtatggattaTGCCATAAAGAAAGGAggaataaccttaacatacctaaggcgattctcttga is drawn from Nicotiana tabacum cultivar K326 chromosome 22, ASM71507v2, whole genome shotgun sequence and contains these coding sequences:
- the LOC142176020 gene encoding uncharacterized protein LOC142176020; amino-acid sequence: MENVFKGVGIGAVLISESGQHYPALAKIIFHFTNNMGEYEACILEISMEVDMNIIEVLVIGDFDLLIHQVQGERTTKNIKILLYLHCVKELCKKFTNIELKYIHRIQNKFADALANLSSMI